The proteins below are encoded in one region of Gemmatimonadales bacterium:
- a CDS encoding restriction endonuclease subunit S, protein MRAAAITDVAEVNPSLPRALRTRDGAEAVPFLPMAAVSEDGRASYHERRSLAELITGHTYFERGDVIVAKITPCFENGKAAHLIDLPADFGFGSTEFHVVRPGPELDGRYLFHALWNTGFRRIGARYMTGTAGQKRLPADTLRRHRVPLPSLAEQRRIAAVLDKADGIRRKRRESLRLLDEFLRSAFLEMFGDPVRNEKGWPTMPLAELGRVVTGSTPPTDDVDNYSDAGLPFIRPAQLDEASPITASDRHVAPKGQRLVEVLPAGAVLFCGIGATIGKSGYTAVPVCVNQQIHAVILNRDTMTPAYLLMVLRQARTAIVSRATATTLPILKKSAFERQRVPTPPIGLIERYARLYDRAVAVLNRSMQAGAHAADLFDSLAQRAFGGEGQRSS, encoded by the coding sequence ATGCGCGCTGCGGCGATCACCGATGTTGCGGAGGTGAATCCGTCGTTGCCGCGCGCCCTGAGAACGCGCGACGGCGCGGAGGCCGTCCCGTTCCTCCCGATGGCTGCCGTGTCAGAAGACGGGCGCGCGTCCTACCACGAGCGGAGATCGCTGGCCGAGCTGATCACGGGCCACACGTATTTCGAGCGCGGGGACGTGATCGTTGCCAAGATCACGCCATGCTTCGAGAATGGCAAGGCGGCACACCTGATCGACCTACCGGCAGATTTCGGCTTCGGGTCGACCGAATTCCACGTTGTTCGTCCTGGACCCGAGTTGGACGGTCGGTATCTGTTTCATGCTCTTTGGAACACTGGTTTCCGGAGGATCGGGGCGCGATACATGACCGGTACTGCGGGGCAGAAGAGGCTACCGGCAGACACACTCAGGCGGCATCGGGTCCCCCTGCCTTCTCTCGCCGAGCAGCGGCGGATCGCGGCGGTGTTGGACAAGGCGGATGGGATTCGGCGGAAGCGGCGGGAGAGCCTGCGGCTACTGGACGAGTTCCTGCGCTCGGCATTTCTGGAGATGTTTGGGGATCCGGTGAGGAATGAGAAGGGGTGGCCGACGATGCCACTGGCGGAGCTTGGTCGGGTCGTCACTGGGTCCACTCCACCGACCGACGACGTCGACAACTACTCGGATGCAGGTCTTCCGTTCATCAGACCAGCGCAGTTGGACGAGGCCTCGCCTATCACAGCGTCTGACAGGCACGTCGCGCCCAAGGGCCAGCGCCTCGTCGAGGTTCTGCCCGCAGGAGCTGTGCTATTCTGCGGCATTGGCGCGACGATCGGGAAGAGCGGGTACACGGCCGTACCAGTGTGCGTCAATCAGCAGATTCATGCCGTGATACTGAATCGCGACACCATGACTCCGGCGTATCTGTTGATGGTACTTCGGCAAGCTCGAACGGCGATCGTGAGCCGCGCGACTGCTACGACGCTGCCGATACTCAAGAAATCGGCGTTCGAACGACAACGCGTTCCGACACCTCCCATCGGGCTTATTGAACGATATGCGAGGCTCTATGACAGGGCCGTTGCGGTCCTCAATCGCTCGATGCAGGCGGGCGCCCACGCAGCCGACCTCTTTGACTCGCTGGCGCAGCGGGCGTTTGGTGGGGAGGGGCAGCGAAGCTCATGA